The Amycolatopsis jiangsuensis nucleotide sequence GAGGACGTTGCGCACCCAGTCGGCATCCGGTCCGTAGGTGAGCGCGACGAGGAACCCGTCGTCGGTGCGGAAGACGTTGAGCGGCGTACGGAACTCGCGGCCGGAGCGGCGGCCGTGGTGCACCAGCAGGCCGAAGCCCGGAAGCACCCCGACGAACGGTTTCGTGACCCGGTTGGTGACCACGCGGTTGAAGCGGGCCACCCGTTCTGACAGCACCATCGCGGCAGCATAATCCAACACGTGAAGAATTGCCCTCGCGACGGCGCCTGCCGGTACGCTTCGCCGGTCTGGTGGGATGGACGCCCACACGGAGCCGAGGCGGGGAGTGAGCATGTCCGACGAGTGGCTGCTGCGGCAGGACCCGGAGTCGCCGGTGATCATCGCGCACGCACTGGTCGAAAACCCGCGTCGGCTGGCGTTCGCGGTCCTCGACGATGACGACGACTGGTTCGTCAGCGACGGCGCCGAGTTCGAGGAGGACATGGAGGTCAACCGGCAGCTGTTCGGCGCGATGAGCCTGCGTGAGGCGGTCGAGCTGCTGCCGCAGCTGACCGCACTGGCTTCGGTGCCGACCGGCATGGCCGCGGACTGGGATCCCCGCCGCACCACGTGGCTGCTGAGTTCGGTCGCCGACTCCGACGACGCGTTCGAGGATCGCGCACTGCGTGAGGCCCGCATCGCCGCTTGGCCGCATCCGGGCTCCCCAGTGGAGGAAGCGCAGCTCAGCACCGGACTCACCGAAATCGCCGCCGGCCCCGGCGCGCCGTCCCGTGCGGTCCGTCAGGTGGTCCGCGAACCCGACGGCACCTGGCTGTTCGTCGGCTTCGAAGTCCCGGAGGCGGAGGATTTCGAGGTGGAAGGCCTGGAACTGGAACACGTCACCCGGCTGTACCCGGATGTCACGAGCGTGCTGCAAGCCGCCCCCGGCCAGGTCTTCGACCGCGCCGACCCGGCTGCGCCGTGGGAGCTGGTGGAGGGCTGACCCACTCTGTCCACAAAGGATTACTGGTAGTACGGCTGGGTTTCGTCCGGCCGTGCGCGTACGACATCGATCCCCGGCTCGCCGAGCAACGCCTCCATCGCTTCGGCCGCACCCCCGATCCCAGCCCAGTGCGGATCGACGTCACTGGCGAAACACCAGCGCCGATCCCCCGGCCAGACGAACGCAGGCGGATGCCCGCCGTTGAAAACGTCCTCCCACCCGTCCAGGTCCGAGAGGCTGCCCCGAAAAAGCGCGTCGCGACGATACGGAAGAACCACCCCGCCTTCGCGAGCCTCCGGCGGTAACCGTACGTCGGAATACCCTTCCCACACACAGAAGTAGCACTCGTCGGACGCCGAAGTGAACCGCCCGAGCACCCGCAGCGCCCGCCGCGCCTGCTCGATCTCGGACGCGTGCCCCTCCGGAACCCGGACGTCCGTCTCGTGCTGCCCATCTCGCACCGGATCCGGAATGAACCGAAGCCGCGCATACGCCCCATAGCCCCCCGGCCCGAAGGCGATCTTCTGGAATTCCGGCGTATCAGCCCGCACGAGCCACTCCGCCGGACTGATGTCGGGTTGGTACTGGATGGCCACCACCCCAGTCTGCCCCGGCGGGATCCTGGTGGGAAACGAAAAAACCCGGACCTGGATATCGGCCCGGGCAATTCGTGGAGCGGATGACGGGAATCGAACCCGCGTATTCAGCTTGGGAATCAAGTGGATCATGCCGGAAGGCGGCTCTGACCTGCGGTGCGAGGTGTCCTCGGGGTGCCACTGTTGACCGTGGTTGACCGCCCCTAATGGCCCGTGGATGGCCCGACTGGCGTCCCCTCATGCCTCCACCCTCTGAGGTGATCTCCTCGCGGCGCGGGTTCATCCCTGCCGGGCCGGGTGGTGCCGGGCAAGGGTCTGCCGGAGGCCGCGAAGCGCCCTTGCCCGGTGCGGCCCGGTCTGGCTGCCCTTGGGCGCGCCGCGAGGAGGTCACCGGACCGCTCCTCCCCCTGATCTCTGAAGCGGTGTCGGGGTCCGGGGCAGAGCCCCGGAAAGAGGGATTGTGTTGCGACACACCCGGACGCAGGCTTGATTCCACAGTGCGCTGAAGGCATGGTGGTGGTAGTGGACTGAACCGAGCCGATACGTCGGTGTAGGCCCACGCTCACCCCCTGTTAACGCAGGGGGTTTCTTTTAGTTGGGCCAGGACACAATTCCGTTGTGCTCTCCTGTGCCCATTGACCTTGCCAACTGATTAGCTGGTGCATGTCGGGCTCCACCCAACTCGTCCCACATGCCCTCGTGACAGACAGCGAAACGGTGTCGCGGTGGCGGATACAGTCGACGATAAGCTGCGAAAGCTGCGAGGTCAGCCAACTGTACAAAGTACGACTGGTCACTTTGCCGCGGAACCGGATCATCTATGAGTAGCCGTGCAGGGAGCCGGAACCGGCCAGTTCCGAAGGCACTGCCTGCCGTGTTCGCCCTGCGTGCCTTGCGCGCGACACCCCGGATGTTCAACGAGTCACCCTCATCGTGCACCACCATCATGGGGAGGTCGTTGGTCGTGGAGTGTCGCTCGATCCGCTGCAGGAGAAATTCCCACGCGACGTCACGCGGGTTCATGCTTCTCTTCAGAATTAGGTCCTTTCTAACCACCACTGCAAAGACTTTCACCGGTAGCTTCGCGGCCAGGCGCATGTGCTGGCGGTAGATGACCCGTCGTTGCCTCTCTCCCATTTGGAGACGTTTAAGAGGCCCGCCGCCTCTGAGAAGGTAATTAGCCTTGATCTCGTCGCGAACGCGGATACCGAACCTCGCACGGATGAACCTCC carries:
- a CDS encoding nitroreductase family deazaflavin-dependent oxidoreductase: MVLSERVARFNRVVTNRVTKPFVGVLPGFGLLVHHGRRSGREFRTPLNVFRTDDGFLVALTYGPDADWVRNVLAAGGAEVITRGRKYRVREPELVHDETRGPMPPGVRQFLGLVGVTDFLMLKRE
- a CDS encoding DUF3800 domain-containing protein; the encoded protein is MEIAYVDESGDAGYGGSRTYTLGCVLIEDARWPAAFDAFLGFRRFIRARFGIRVRDEIKANYLLRGGGPLKRLQMGERQRRVIYRQHMRLAAKLPVKVFAVVVRKDLILKRSMNPRDVAWEFLLQRIERHSTTNDLPMMVVHDEGDSLNIRGVARKARRANTAGSAFGTGRFRLPARLLIDDPVPRQSDQSYFVQLADLAAFAAYRRLYPPPRHRFAVCHEGMWDELGGARHAPANQLARSMGTGEHNGIVSWPN